A section of the Kribbella sp. HUAS MG21 genome encodes:
- a CDS encoding DUF418 domain-containing protein: MGQVLERTRIQDIDALRGFALLGILIVNITFAASGFPIHLAQDPAYDSWLDHGVHWVSSAFVDMKFYLLFSFLFGYSFQLQLEAAQRAGAAFKPRMLRRLGGLFVLGVLHGIFLITGDILSVYAIIGLVLLAMRRVKDRTALIVAAAIYAYLFVTLAAAALFVDSSQFIDPTTAVAAAQETTANMAGSFSGAVDEHIRSLPTYGLSLLTVQGPTTLAAFLVGMVVGRRRLLQNLSGNEAVLRLIQLIGFTIGITGGMYYATVGGNGHTDAVLISVLTAPFLTAAYVATLLRFMHSERGEDLRRLLAPAGRMALSNYLGQSVANMLIFTGAGFGLAGQVSPLETVGFALAIFAVQVALSHLWLNSCSYGPVEGALRAVTNATAPGWRRQAA, translated from the coding sequence ATGGGCCAGGTACTGGAACGGACGCGCATTCAGGACATCGACGCGCTGCGTGGTTTCGCCCTGCTGGGCATCTTGATCGTCAACATCACCTTCGCCGCCTCCGGGTTCCCGATCCACCTCGCGCAGGATCCGGCGTACGACTCCTGGCTCGACCACGGGGTCCACTGGGTGTCGTCGGCGTTCGTCGACATGAAGTTCTACCTGCTGTTCTCGTTCCTCTTCGGGTACAGCTTCCAGCTGCAACTGGAGGCGGCGCAGCGGGCCGGCGCCGCGTTCAAGCCGCGGATGCTGCGGCGGCTGGGCGGCCTGTTCGTGCTCGGCGTACTGCACGGGATCTTCCTGATCACCGGCGACATCCTGAGCGTCTACGCGATCATCGGCCTGGTCCTGCTCGCCATGCGCCGGGTGAAGGACCGTACGGCGCTCATCGTCGCGGCAGCGATCTACGCGTACCTGTTCGTCACACTGGCGGCCGCGGCGCTCTTCGTCGACAGCTCCCAGTTCATCGACCCGACCACCGCAGTGGCCGCGGCACAGGAGACCACCGCCAACATGGCCGGCTCGTTCAGCGGCGCCGTCGACGAGCACATCCGTTCGCTGCCGACGTACGGCCTGTCGCTGCTGACCGTGCAGGGCCCGACCACGCTGGCCGCGTTCCTCGTCGGCATGGTCGTCGGACGCCGCCGCCTGCTCCAGAACCTCTCCGGCAACGAGGCGGTACTGCGCCTCATCCAGCTGATCGGCTTCACCATCGGCATCACCGGTGGCATGTACTACGCGACCGTCGGCGGCAACGGCCACACCGACGCGGTGCTGATCAGCGTGCTCACCGCACCGTTCCTCACGGCCGCGTACGTCGCCACGCTGCTGCGGTTCATGCACAGCGAGCGGGGCGAGGACCTGCGGCGGCTGCTGGCGCCGGCCGGGCGGATGGCCCTGTCGAACTACCTCGGGCAGTCGGTGGCGAACATGCTGATCTTCACCGGCGCCGGCTTCGGGCTGGCGGGGCAGGTGTCGCCGCTGGAGACCGTGGGCTTCGCGCTCGCGATCTTCGCGGTCCAGGTGGCACTGAGCCACCTCTGGCTGAACAGCTGCAGCTACGGCCCGGTCGAAGGCGCACTGCGGGCGGTCACGAACGCGACCGCCCCCGGCTGGCGACGTCAGGCCGCGTGA